The following coding sequences lie in one Lysobacter capsici genomic window:
- a CDS encoding ComEA family DNA-binding protein, which translates to MKSFALIAKSLVLSLMLAGSAFASEQVNINSADAATLDRVLLNVGASKAEAIVAYRKANGAFRSVEQLALVKGIGLKTVEKNRDRIVVGGAPQGRPTNTAGAIAAPRSASKR; encoded by the coding sequence ATGAAATCGTTTGCCCTTATCGCCAAGTCGCTGGTCCTGTCGCTGATGCTCGCCGGCAGTGCCTTCGCCTCTGAACAGGTCAATATCAACAGCGCCGACGCGGCCACACTGGATCGTGTGCTGCTCAACGTCGGAGCGTCCAAGGCCGAGGCCATCGTCGCGTATCGCAAGGCCAACGGGGCCTTCCGCAGCGTCGAACAGCTGGCCTTGGTCAAGGGGATCGGTCTGAAGACGGTGGAAAAGAACCGGGATCGCATCGTGGTCGGTGGCGCGCCGCAAGGCCGTCCGACCAATACGGCCGGGGCCATCGCGGCGCCGCGCTCTGCCAGCAAGCGCTGA
- a CDS encoding HutD/Ves family protein, translating into MSDSLSWTIPANEYRRERWRNQFGWTREIVRMRRGDGLDRPATGEDWDWRLSIAEIEADAPFSAFPGIDRELVLLSGNGLRLRFDDGESHELLPPHDKLRFAGERGVRGELLDGVTHDFNLMWQRDRIRTELWHRPLVGPMVIFAEPHQTWAVHLLAGQARFAPDAGLPPLQAGDTAILAAGSERLRHVLEGGGEVLLVRVAPV; encoded by the coding sequence ATGTCCGACAGCCTGTCCTGGACCATCCCCGCCAACGAATACCGCCGCGAGCGCTGGCGCAACCAGTTCGGCTGGACCCGCGAGATCGTGCGCATGCGCCGCGGCGACGGCCTGGACCGTCCGGCGACCGGCGAGGACTGGGACTGGCGCCTGTCGATCGCCGAGATCGAGGCCGACGCGCCGTTCTCGGCGTTTCCCGGGATCGACCGCGAACTGGTCCTGCTCAGCGGCAACGGCCTGCGCCTGCGGTTCGACGACGGCGAGTCGCACGAACTGCTGCCGCCGCACGACAAACTGCGTTTCGCCGGCGAGCGCGGGGTGCGCGGCGAATTGCTCGATGGGGTGACCCACGATTTCAACCTGATGTGGCAGCGCGACCGGATTCGCACCGAACTCTGGCACCGGCCGCTGGTCGGTCCGATGGTGATCTTCGCCGAGCCGCATCAGACCTGGGCGGTGCATCTGCTGGCCGGACAGGCCCGCTTTGCCCCTGACGCGGGCTTGCCGCCGCTGCAGGCCGGCGATACCGCGATCCTCGCCGCGGGCAGCGAGCGGTTGCGGCATGTGCTGGAAGGCGGTGGCGAGGTGCTGCTGGTGCGGGTTGCGCCGGTCTAG
- a CDS encoding Imm1 family immunity protein, producing the protein MNHDPSDARYREIWVEGPWGQQLCALINGELGWLMYLREPGDAGMSSRNPDYAGPEAATIDYLLENGQRDEYPASWALPVATLQRAIDAFRADGLPPAFVLWHRDD; encoded by the coding sequence ATGAACCACGACCCAAGCGACGCGCGGTATCGGGAAATCTGGGTTGAAGGTCCGTGGGGACAGCAGTTGTGCGCGCTGATCAACGGCGAGCTCGGCTGGCTGATGTACCTGCGCGAACCCGGCGACGCGGGCATGAGTTCGCGCAACCCGGACTATGCCGGTCCCGAGGCGGCGACCATCGACTACCTGCTGGAAAACGGCCAGCGCGATGAGTATCCGGCGAGTTGGGCGCTGCCGGTCGCGACCCTGCAACGCGCGATCGACGCCTTCCGCGCCGACGGCCTGCCGCCCGCGTTCGTCCTGTGGCATCGGGACGATTGA
- a CDS encoding sulfite reductase subunit alpha → MNSAPSSSRRRIDLSLIGNALVVIALIALALCLSQWQAEPLQWSSPGRGRLWLAAALVAAYAGFVAAIAWSRRRRARASALPAIVEQQRGDWLVAFASQTGFAEQLARRSWDALRNAGLRADLAVLGNLDAAQLAQYSRVLFVVSTTGEGDAPDSSARFVRRVMAHGAHLAAMRYGVLALGDREYAEYCAFGHRLEHWLRHAGAQPLFDLVEVDNGEAGALRHWQHHLGQLAGRTDLPDWSAPSYRPWRLSERRLSNPGSAGGPAFHIALVPADGATLEWRAGDIAEIGPRNSADEVAQWLRAVGHDGDTSVRVDDTSKALSELLARSRLPDAGGLVGRSAQAIADALKALPHREYSIASVPADGSLQLLVRQMHRDDGRLGSGSGWLTAHAALDAPIDLRIRSNPSFHAPVDARPMILIGNGTGLAGLRALLKTRIAAGHTRNWLLFGERNAGCDLHYRDELEQWHAQNAIERVDYAFSRDGAARVYVQDLLRERIDSLREWVAQGAAIYVCGSLEGMAPGVEAVLHEALGVDLLETMAADGRYRRDVY, encoded by the coding sequence ATGAACTCAGCGCCGTCATCGTCCCGCCGCCGTATCGATCTGAGCCTGATCGGCAACGCGCTGGTCGTGATCGCGTTGATCGCGCTCGCGCTGTGCCTGTCGCAGTGGCAGGCCGAACCCTTGCAATGGTCGTCGCCGGGACGCGGGCGGTTGTGGCTCGCCGCGGCGCTGGTCGCGGCCTACGCCGGTTTCGTCGCCGCGATCGCCTGGTCGCGTCGTCGCCGCGCGCGCGCCTCCGCGTTGCCGGCCATCGTCGAACAACAGCGCGGCGACTGGCTGGTCGCGTTCGCCAGCCAGACCGGTTTCGCCGAACAACTCGCGCGACGCAGCTGGGACGCGTTGCGCAATGCGGGCCTGCGCGCCGACCTGGCCGTGCTCGGCAACCTGGACGCCGCGCAACTGGCGCAATATTCGCGCGTGCTATTCGTGGTCAGTACGACCGGCGAAGGCGACGCGCCGGATTCCTCGGCGCGCTTCGTGCGCCGAGTCATGGCGCACGGCGCCCATCTCGCGGCGATGCGCTACGGCGTGCTCGCCCTGGGCGATCGCGAATACGCCGAGTACTGCGCGTTCGGCCATCGCCTCGAGCATTGGCTGCGCCACGCCGGCGCGCAGCCGCTGTTCGATCTGGTCGAGGTCGACAACGGCGAAGCCGGCGCGTTGCGGCATTGGCAGCATCACCTGGGGCAACTCGCCGGACGCACCGACCTGCCCGACTGGAGCGCGCCTTCGTATCGCCCGTGGCGCTTGAGCGAACGGCGATTGTCCAATCCCGGCAGCGCCGGCGGCCCGGCGTTCCATATCGCCCTGGTCCCGGCCGACGGCGCGACGCTGGAATGGCGGGCCGGCGATATCGCCGAGATCGGTCCGCGCAACAGCGCCGATGAGGTCGCGCAGTGGTTGCGCGCGGTCGGTCACGACGGCGATACCTCGGTGCGGGTCGACGACACGAGCAAGGCCTTGTCCGAATTGCTGGCGCGTTCGCGCTTGCCGGATGCGGGCGGTTTGGTCGGACGCAGCGCTCAGGCGATCGCCGATGCGCTCAAGGCCTTGCCGCATCGCGAGTATTCGATCGCCTCGGTTCCGGCCGATGGGTCGCTGCAACTGTTGGTCCGGCAGATGCACCGCGACGACGGACGCCTGGGCAGCGGCAGCGGCTGGCTGACGGCGCACGCCGCGCTCGATGCACCGATCGATCTGCGTATTCGCAGCAATCCCTCCTTCCATGCGCCCGTCGACGCGCGGCCGATGATCCTGATCGGCAACGGCACCGGCCTGGCCGGTCTGCGCGCCTTGCTCAAGACCCGTATCGCCGCCGGCCACACCCGCAACTGGCTGCTGTTCGGCGAGCGCAATGCCGGCTGCGATCTGCACTATCGCGATGAACTCGAACAGTGGCATGCGCAGAACGCGATCGAACGCGTCGACTATGCGTTTTCACGCGATGGCGCGGCGCGGGTGTACGTGCAGGACCTGCTGCGCGAACGCATCGACTCGCTGCGCGAGTGGGTCGCGCAGGGCGCGGCGATCTATGTCTGCGGCAGTCTGGAGGGCATGGCTCCGGGGGTCGAAGCGGTGCTGCACGAAGCGCTGGGAGTGGACCTGCTGGAGACTATGGCGGCCGATGGGCGCTATCGCCGCGATGTGTACTGA
- a CDS encoding FAD:protein FMN transferase, whose translation MGTRWSVKLIAATSALTVLERGIQARLDEVVAQMSTWETDSHISRYNRAPAGSVHVVPFEFAEVLDAALTLAADTDGAYDPSLGALVDLWGFGPSGPATHAPDARALADARERVGWQRLRWDAATRELTQPGGASVDLSSIAKGYGVDRVADWLLQQGVSDCLVEVGGELRGHGRKADGSAWRVAAEQPGGGDNEAAAVIALDGLSIATSGDYRRYFDADGHRYAHTLDPRSGRPIANEVASVTVAHAQCMHADALATALSVLGPHAGLAYANRKQLAALFVVRDGDGFVTRATPAFVALQRSV comes from the coding sequence ATGGGCACGCGGTGGTCGGTCAAGTTGATCGCCGCCACGTCTGCCCTGACCGTGCTCGAACGCGGCATCCAGGCGCGACTGGACGAAGTCGTCGCGCAGATGAGCACCTGGGAAACCGATTCGCACATCAGCCGCTACAACCGCGCGCCGGCCGGCAGCGTGCATGTAGTGCCGTTCGAATTCGCCGAAGTGCTGGACGCCGCGCTGACGCTCGCCGCCGATACCGATGGCGCCTACGACCCGAGCCTCGGCGCGTTGGTCGACTTGTGGGGGTTCGGTCCGTCCGGTCCCGCCACGCACGCGCCCGATGCGCGAGCGCTCGCCGACGCGCGCGAACGCGTGGGCTGGCAACGGCTGCGCTGGGATGCGGCCACGCGCGAACTCACCCAACCCGGCGGTGCGTCTGTCGATCTGTCGTCGATCGCGAAAGGCTACGGCGTCGATCGCGTCGCCGATTGGTTGTTGCAGCAGGGCGTGAGCGATTGCCTGGTCGAAGTCGGCGGCGAACTGCGAGGTCATGGCCGCAAAGCCGACGGCAGCGCCTGGCGGGTCGCGGCCGAACAACCCGGCGGCGGCGACAACGAAGCCGCCGCGGTGATCGCCCTGGATGGTTTGTCGATCGCGACGTCCGGCGATTACCGCCGCTACTTCGACGCCGACGGTCACCGTTACGCGCACACCCTCGATCCACGCAGCGGCCGGCCGATCGCCAACGAAGTCGCCTCGGTCACCGTGGCGCATGCGCAGTGCATGCATGCCGACGCGCTGGCCACCGCGCTGAGCGTGCTCGGTCCGCATGCGGGTCTGGCCTACGCCAACCGCAAGCAACTCGCCGCCTTGTTCGTGGTGCGCGATGGCGATGGCTTCGTCACCCGCGCCACGCCGGCCTTCGTCGCCTTGCAACGCTCCGTATGA
- a CDS encoding DUF4198 domain-containing protein, translating into MKTKLTLVTALALSTLGLATTAQAHKAWLQPSQTVFSDKGSWMTVDAAVSNDLFYFNHVPLPLERLQVTAPDGSKVEPQNASTGKLRSVFDLQLQLEGTYKIAMNNEGMFASYKLGGEAKRWRGKASEFATGIPAGATDVEASESLGRVETFATVGKPSTTVFATTGKGIELVPVTHPNDLFAGESATFQLLVDGKPASGLKIEIVPGATRYRNEQSEIHATTGADGKFEVKWAQPGMYWLETASEDKKTTLPQAKQRRLSYVAVFEVLPQ; encoded by the coding sequence ATGAAAACCAAGCTCACCCTCGTAACCGCGCTCGCCCTCTCCACGCTCGGCCTGGCCACCACCGCGCAGGCGCACAAGGCCTGGCTGCAGCCGTCGCAGACGGTGTTCTCCGACAAGGGCTCGTGGATGACGGTCGATGCGGCCGTGTCCAACGACCTGTTCTATTTCAACCACGTGCCGCTGCCGCTGGAGCGCCTGCAAGTCACCGCGCCGGACGGCAGCAAGGTCGAGCCGCAGAACGCCTCGACCGGCAAGCTGCGCAGCGTGTTCGACCTGCAGCTTCAGCTCGAAGGCACCTACAAGATCGCGATGAACAACGAAGGCATGTTCGCCAGCTACAAGCTCGGCGGCGAAGCCAAGCGCTGGCGCGGCAAGGCCAGCGAGTTCGCCACCGGCATTCCCGCCGGCGCGACCGACGTGGAAGCCTCCGAAAGCCTGGGCCGGGTGGAAACCTTCGCCACCGTCGGCAAGCCGAGCACCACCGTGTTCGCCACCACCGGCAAGGGTATCGAGCTGGTGCCGGTGACCCATCCGAACGATCTGTTCGCCGGCGAGTCGGCGACGTTCCAGTTGCTGGTCGACGGCAAGCCGGCCTCGGGCCTGAAGATCGAGATCGTTCCGGGCGCGACGCGTTACCGCAACGAGCAAAGCGAAATCCACGCCACCACCGGCGCGGACGGTAAGTTCGAAGTGAAGTGGGCGCAGCCGGGCATGTACTGGCTGGAAACCGCCAGCGAAGACAAGAAGACCACGCTGCCGCAGGCCAAACAGCGCCGTCTGAGCTACGTCGCCGTGTTCGAAGTGCTGCCGCAGTAA
- a CDS encoding DUF2271 domain-containing protein, with protein MKLSSFKVLIPALALPLPAFAADLELNIEIPRINAAEYHRPYVAAWIEKPDNTVASNLAVWYDLDMKNGEGTKWLKDMRQWWRRSGRTLSMPVDGVSGATRPVGSHAVSFKGNSKQLAGLSPGSYTLVVEAAREVGGREMLTIPFEWPAKAQTLSAQGKTELGKVGLVVKP; from the coding sequence ATGAAACTGTCGTCGTTCAAGGTCCTGATTCCCGCGCTGGCGCTGCCGCTGCCGGCGTTCGCGGCCGATCTGGAACTCAACATCGAGATTCCGCGCATCAATGCCGCCGAGTACCACCGTCCCTACGTCGCGGCGTGGATCGAAAAACCCGACAACACCGTCGCCAGCAATCTCGCCGTCTGGTACGACCTGGACATGAAGAACGGCGAAGGCACCAAGTGGCTCAAGGACATGCGCCAGTGGTGGCGCCGCAGCGGCCGCACCCTGAGCATGCCGGTCGACGGCGTCAGCGGCGCGACCCGTCCGGTCGGCAGCCACGCGGTGTCGTTCAAGGGCAACAGCAAGCAACTCGCCGGCCTGAGCCCGGGCAGCTACACCCTGGTGGTCGAAGCCGCGCGCGAAGTCGGCGGCCGCGAAATGCTGACGATTCCGTTCGAATGGCCGGCCAAGGCGCAGACGCTGTCGGCCCAGGGCAAGACGGAGCTGGGCAAGGTCGGGCTGGTGGTGAAGCCCTGA
- a CDS encoding PepSY-associated TM helix domain-containing protein: MKTGPVQAASGAVDVNRRSFWLKTLHRWHWISAALSLVALLLFSITGITLNHAAQIESEPHVVNVKETLPASLLRSLKNEPAADAPLPGAVNDWLNDALDVRTAGRKGEWSDADVYVSLPRPGGDAWISIDRESGAIEYERTDRGWIAWLNDLHKGRNTGAAWRWFIDLFAVACLLFAFTGLWLLQLHARQRGKTWPLVVAGLAIPLLVILLFMH, encoded by the coding sequence ATCAAAACCGGACCGGTTCAGGCGGCTTCGGGGGCGGTCGATGTTAATCGTCGTTCCTTTTGGCTCAAGACCCTGCACCGCTGGCACTGGATCAGCGCCGCGCTGAGCCTGGTCGCGCTGCTGCTGTTCTCGATCACCGGCATCACCTTGAATCACGCCGCGCAGATCGAATCCGAGCCGCACGTGGTCAACGTCAAGGAAACCCTGCCGGCGAGCCTGCTGCGCAGCCTCAAGAACGAACCGGCAGCCGATGCGCCGCTGCCCGGCGCGGTCAACGACTGGCTCAATGATGCGTTGGATGTGCGCACCGCCGGGCGCAAGGGCGAGTGGTCCGACGCCGATGTCTACGTGTCGTTGCCGCGCCCCGGCGGCGATGCCTGGATCAGCATCGACCGCGAGAGCGGCGCGATCGAGTACGAACGCACCGACCGCGGCTGGATCGCCTGGCTCAACGACCTGCACAAGGGCCGCAACACCGGCGCCGCGTGGCGCTGGTTCATCGATCTGTTCGCGGTGGCCTGCCTGCTGTTCGCGTTCACCGGCCTGTGGCTGCTGCAATTGCACGCGCGCCAGCGCGGCAAGACCTGGCCGCTGGTCGTGGCCGGCCTTGCGATCCCGCTGCTGGTCATCCTTCTTTTCATGCACTGA
- a CDS encoding Fe2+-dependent dioxygenase, producing MLLHVPKVLTAEQVAHCRARLDQAGWADGRITAGHQSARAKDNAQLPETDPVARELGPLILDALAKNSTFFSAALPQRVYPPLFNRYAGGQSFGFHVDNAIRYDRSRGGMDAVRTDLSATLFLSAPDEYDGGELVIEDTYGTHNVKLAAGDLVLYPGTSLHKVTPVTRGARIASFFWIQSLVSEDAQRRLMFELDISIRRLTADVPDHPALVQLTGVYHNLLRRWSQP from the coding sequence ATGCTGCTGCACGTTCCCAAGGTCCTCACCGCCGAACAGGTCGCCCATTGCCGGGCGCGCCTGGATCAAGCCGGCTGGGCCGATGGACGCATCACCGCCGGCCATCAGTCGGCCAGGGCCAAGGACAACGCGCAGCTGCCGGAAACCGATCCGGTCGCGCGCGAACTCGGGCCGCTCATTCTCGATGCGCTGGCGAAGAACTCGACCTTCTTCTCCGCCGCGCTGCCGCAGCGGGTCTACCCACCGCTGTTCAACCGCTACGCCGGCGGCCAGTCGTTCGGCTTCCATGTCGACAACGCGATCCGCTACGACCGCAGCCGCGGCGGCATGGACGCGGTGCGCACCGATCTGTCGGCGACCTTGTTCCTGAGCGCACCGGATGAGTACGACGGCGGCGAACTGGTCATCGAAGACACTTACGGCACCCACAACGTCAAGCTCGCCGCCGGCGATCTGGTGCTGTATCCGGGCACCAGCCTGCACAAGGTCACGCCGGTCACCCGCGGCGCGCGCATCGCCTCGTTCTTCTGGATCCAGAGTCTGGTCAGCGAAGACGCGCAACGGCGGCTGATGTTCGAACTCGACATCTCGATCCGCCGCCTCACCGCGGACGTGCCCGATCATCCGGCGCTGGTGCAGTTGACTGGCGTCTATCACAACCTGCTGCGGCGTTGGAGTCAGCCGTGA
- a CDS encoding TonB-dependent receptor: protein MSTTKFVVSPLAGALALALALPVFAAPAPDPQAKDVEGVEVHGQRVQKASSGKYTASLRDTPQTITVIDRNTIDGQNLLSLTDILSTLPGITFGAGEGGGGFGDKINLRGFDASSDITVDGVRDSGLYSRTDPFNLESVEVINGANSVYSGAGSVGGTINLVTKSAGLNEFHKASIAAGTDSYARVTTDSNFVIGESTALRLNTMGHQNDVPGRDIETNERWGVAASLAFGLGSDTTWSLNYLHQEDENTPQYGLPFFNGDGLPGVDRGNYYGYSDVDRQDIELDSLTSTIEHSFNDRFKIRNLTRWQQVDQFSLVDAVQGTWCLANNRTPTGTTCGATSPGNYSPSGPRGYGRDTRNTTIYNQTDLTTTFNTGAIEHNLVAGFSILHEKFDLDVTSDFRNPNGTNPYINGLPQMNIARPDHIYNGPINRTLTGQTEGELDNRALYVFDTLKFNEQWQLSLGARYERNEGKTSNAVVVQAPTVVGGALPAQPIGTITGYGVPFKSNDDLFSYRAGLVYKPVENGSIYIAYGNSKTPSKASVNGSCTAQTCSVDPETAVNYEIGTKWDFADGRIALTGSVFRNDRKNYKVSDLDNPANLSGLQQLDGQARVDGVMLGVSGLITDQWAVYANYAFLDSEVLQGVSNRQAGLGLDYTKGDRLTNVPEHSFSVWTTYDLNSRWQVGLGSTYQGKIWLTQHSATNVNGPLTTYGSYWTHRAMVNFKINRAASLQLNVNNLTDEEYFTRIRNNGWATPGDGRQFVLSANFAF, encoded by the coding sequence ATGTCGACCACGAAGTTCGTCGTGTCGCCGCTTGCCGGCGCGCTCGCTCTTGCCCTCGCTCTGCCTGTGTTCGCCGCCCCGGCGCCGGACCCCCAGGCCAAGGACGTCGAAGGCGTCGAAGTCCACGGCCAGCGCGTCCAGAAGGCCAGCAGCGGCAAGTACACCGCGAGCCTGCGCGATACCCCGCAGACGATCACCGTGATCGACCGCAACACCATCGACGGCCAGAACCTGCTGTCGCTGACCGACATCCTCAGCACCCTGCCCGGCATCACCTTCGGCGCCGGCGAAGGCGGCGGCGGCTTCGGCGACAAGATCAACCTGCGCGGCTTCGATGCCAGCAGCGACATCACTGTCGACGGCGTGCGCGACAGCGGCCTGTACAGCCGCACCGATCCGTTCAACCTGGAATCGGTGGAAGTCATCAACGGCGCCAACTCGGTGTACTCCGGCGCGGGCTCGGTCGGCGGCACCATCAACCTGGTGACCAAGAGCGCCGGCCTCAACGAGTTCCACAAGGCCTCGATCGCCGCCGGCACCGACAGCTACGCGCGCGTCACCACCGACAGCAACTTCGTGATCGGCGAAAGCACCGCGCTGCGCCTGAACACCATGGGCCACCAGAACGACGTCCCGGGCCGCGATATCGAAACCAACGAGCGCTGGGGCGTGGCCGCCTCGCTGGCGTTCGGCCTGGGCAGCGACACCACCTGGTCGCTGAACTACCTGCACCAGGAAGACGAAAACACCCCGCAATACGGCCTGCCGTTCTTCAACGGCGACGGCCTGCCGGGCGTGGATCGCGGCAACTACTACGGCTACAGCGACGTCGACCGTCAGGACATCGAACTCGACTCGCTGACCTCGACCATCGAGCATTCGTTCAACGATCGCTTCAAGATCCGCAACCTGACCCGCTGGCAGCAGGTCGACCAATTCTCGCTGGTCGACGCCGTGCAGGGCACCTGGTGCCTGGCCAACAACCGCACCCCGACCGGCACCACCTGCGGCGCGACGAGCCCGGGCAACTACAGCCCGAGCGGCCCGCGCGGCTACGGTCGCGATACGCGCAACACCACGATCTACAACCAGACCGATCTGACCACCACCTTCAACACCGGTGCGATCGAGCACAACCTGGTCGCCGGCTTCTCGATCCTGCACGAGAAATTCGACCTCGACGTCACCAGCGATTTCCGCAATCCCAACGGCACCAACCCGTACATCAACGGGCTGCCGCAGATGAACATCGCGCGTCCGGACCATATCTACAACGGCCCGATCAATCGCACCCTCACCGGCCAGACCGAGGGCGAACTCGACAACCGCGCGCTGTACGTGTTCGACACGCTCAAGTTCAACGAACAGTGGCAGCTGAGCCTGGGCGCGCGCTACGAGCGTAACGAAGGCAAGACCAGCAACGCCGTCGTCGTGCAGGCCCCGACCGTCGTCGGCGGCGCGCTGCCGGCGCAGCCGATCGGCACCATCACCGGTTACGGCGTCCCGTTCAAGAGCAACGACGATCTGTTCTCCTACCGCGCCGGCCTGGTCTACAAGCCGGTCGAGAACGGCAGCATCTACATCGCCTACGGCAACTCCAAGACCCCGTCGAAGGCGTCGGTCAACGGCTCGTGCACCGCGCAGACCTGCTCGGTCGATCCGGAAACCGCGGTCAATTACGAAATCGGCACCAAGTGGGACTTCGCCGACGGCCGCATCGCGCTGACCGGCTCGGTGTTCCGCAACGACCGCAAGAACTACAAGGTCTCCGACCTCGACAATCCGGCCAACCTGTCGGGCCTGCAGCAGCTCGACGGCCAGGCGCGCGTCGACGGCGTCATGCTCGGCGTGTCCGGCCTGATCACCGACCAGTGGGCGGTCTACGCCAACTATGCCTTCCTCGACAGCGAAGTGCTGCAGGGCGTGTCGAACCGCCAGGCCGGCCTGGGCCTGGACTACACCAAGGGCGACCGCCTGACCAACGTGCCGGAGCATTCCTTCAGCGTGTGGACCACCTACGATCTGAACTCGCGCTGGCAGGTCGGCTTGGGCTCGACCTACCAGGGCAAGATCTGGCTGACCCAGCACAGCGCGACCAACGTCAACGGCCCGCTGACCACCTACGGCAGCTACTGGACCCACCGCGCGATGGTCAACTTCAAGATCAACCGCGCCGCCTCGCTGCAGCTCAACGTCAACAATCTGACCGATGAGGAGTACTTCACCCGCATCCGCAACAACGGTTGGGCGACCCCGGGCGACGGCCGCCAGTTCGTGCTGAGCGCCAACTTCGCCTTCTAA
- a CDS encoding Rieske (2Fe-2S) protein, with protein sequence MGDWIFVCATSQLLPGESTVAWDGDTAIFVCNYDGDYYALEDRCSHEDFELSSGTFDSEEATIECVLHGARFDVRDGRPLCAPAYEPVPKFPVKVEDGGVWTRDDRE encoded by the coding sequence ATGGGCGATTGGATTTTCGTCTGCGCCACTTCGCAATTGCTGCCGGGCGAATCCACCGTCGCCTGGGACGGCGACACCGCGATCTTCGTCTGCAATTACGACGGCGATTACTACGCGCTGGAAGACCGCTGCTCGCACGAGGACTTCGAATTGTCCTCGGGCACCTTCGACAGCGAGGAAGCGACGATCGAATGCGTGCTGCACGGCGCGCGTTTCGACGTGCGCGACGGCCGCCCGCTGTGCGCGCCGGCCTACGAACCGGTGCCGAAGTTCCCGGTCAAGGTCGAAGACGGCGGGGTGTGGACCCGCGACGATCGCGAGTAG
- a CDS encoding GNAT family N-acetyltransferase — protein MTDDTIKFRAATPADTDAVVALVESAYRGDSGRRGWTTEADILDGRRTGPDEIESVLAKPKGMILIAERADASGELLACAHIAVEDDGSGYFGMFSVNPSLQGGGIGKRVLAEAERVAREQWNLTLIRMSVINVREELIEFYVRRGYERTGRFEPFPYGDARFGLPKRDDLSFEILEKKL, from the coding sequence ATGACTGACGACACCATCAAATTCCGCGCCGCCACCCCCGCCGACACCGACGCTGTGGTCGCGCTGGTCGAATCGGCCTATCGCGGCGATTCCGGCCGCCGCGGCTGGACCACCGAGGCCGACATTCTCGACGGCCGCCGCACCGGCCCGGACGAAATCGAGAGCGTACTGGCCAAGCCGAAGGGCATGATCCTGATCGCCGAACGCGCCGACGCATCGGGCGAATTGCTCGCCTGCGCGCATATCGCGGTCGAGGACGACGGCAGCGGCTATTTCGGCATGTTCTCGGTCAACCCGAGCCTGCAGGGCGGCGGCATCGGCAAGCGCGTGCTGGCCGAAGCCGAGCGCGTCGCGCGCGAGCAATGGAACCTCACGCTGATCCGCATGAGCGTGATCAACGTGCGCGAGGAGCTGATCGAGTTCTACGTGCGCCGCGGCTACGAGCGCACCGGCCGGTTCGAGCCGTTCCCCTACGGCGACGCGCGCTTCGGTCTGCCCAAGCGCGACGATCTGAGTTTCGAAATCCTGGAAAAGAAGCTTTGA